One Amycolatopsis thermophila DNA segment encodes these proteins:
- the thrC gene encoding threonine synthase — MTAALDSTATRRTVDLGPAVELVSKEEGHSQPLAPEFVSAEDFSPLEVGYDFGRVRREDIEAGPRNIWRYKKLLPVPSNVEEIPNTEPGCTRLVKADRLAKALGVKSLWVKDDTGNPTHSFKDRVVAVALAAAREFGFDTLACPSTGNLANAVAAAAARAGWQSVVLIPSSLERAKVLTTAVYDGNLVAVDGNYDDVNRLATELAAEHENWAFVNVNVRPYYSEGSKTLAFEVAEQLGWRIPEQIVVPIASGSQLTKVDKGFREFAKLGLVDDTPYKVFGAQAAGCSPVSTAFRNGHDVVQPVKPDTIARSLAIGNPADGPYVLDTVRRTGGAIEDVTDEEVVEGIRLLARTEGIFTETAGGVTVATAKKLIEAGKIDPDAETVLLITGDGLKTLDAIENRVGPKATVKPSAAAVHEALGL, encoded by the coding sequence ATGACTGCAGCCCTCGATTCGACCGCCACCCGCCGCACCGTCGACCTCGGCCCCGCCGTGGAGCTGGTCTCGAAGGAAGAGGGGCACAGCCAGCCGCTGGCCCCGGAGTTCGTCTCCGCCGAGGACTTCTCGCCCCTCGAGGTCGGCTACGACTTCGGCCGCGTGCGCCGCGAGGACATCGAGGCCGGGCCGCGCAACATCTGGCGCTACAAGAAGCTCCTCCCGGTCCCCTCGAACGTCGAGGAGATCCCGAACACCGAGCCCGGCTGTACGAGGCTGGTGAAGGCCGACCGGCTCGCCAAGGCTCTCGGGGTCAAAAGCCTGTGGGTCAAGGACGACACCGGCAACCCCACGCACTCCTTCAAGGACCGCGTCGTCGCCGTCGCCCTGGCCGCGGCTCGCGAGTTCGGCTTCGACACCCTGGCCTGCCCGTCCACCGGCAACCTGGCCAACGCCGTCGCCGCGGCCGCCGCCCGGGCCGGCTGGCAGTCGGTGGTGCTGATCCCCTCCTCGCTCGAGCGCGCCAAGGTCCTGACCACCGCCGTCTACGACGGCAACCTCGTTGCCGTCGACGGCAACTACGACGACGTCAACCGCCTGGCCACCGAGCTCGCCGCCGAGCACGAGAACTGGGCGTTCGTCAACGTCAACGTGCGCCCCTACTACTCGGAGGGCTCGAAGACGCTGGCCTTCGAGGTCGCCGAGCAGCTCGGCTGGCGGATCCCGGAGCAGATCGTCGTGCCGATCGCGTCCGGTTCCCAGCTGACCAAGGTCGACAAAGGCTTCCGCGAGTTCGCCAAGCTCGGTCTGGTCGACGACACCCCGTACAAGGTGTTCGGCGCCCAGGCCGCGGGCTGCTCGCCGGTCTCCACGGCCTTCCGCAACGGTCACGACGTGGTGCAGCCGGTCAAGCCGGACACCATCGCCCGCTCGCTCGCGATCGGCAACCCGGCCGACGGCCCCTACGTGCTCGACACCGTCCGCCGCACCGGTGGCGCGATCGAGGACGTGACCGACGAAGAGGTCGTCGAGGGCATCCGCCTGCTGGCCCGCACCGAAGGAATCTTCACTGAGACCGCCGGTGGCGTCACCGTGGCGACGGCGAAGAAGCTCATCGAGGCCGGCAAGATCGACCCCGACGCCGAGACCGTCCTGCTGATCACCGGTGACGGCCTGAAGACGCTGGACGCGATCGAGAACCGTGTCGGTCCTAAGGCGACGGTCAAGCCGTCGGCGGCGGCCGTGCACGAGGCTCTCGGGCTCTGA
- the holA gene encoding DNA polymerase III subunit delta, translated as MTAPATTSAPLQLVLGEEELLVERAVRGALTQARQEDPTAELTKVRVSDLTPPALAELVSPSLFSEGRVIVLEGAQDIGQELADAVLAYAKMPADGVVLVVVHTGGGRSKAAKALPAALRKAGALVTECPKITRPADRESFVRNEVRQAGGKIDPAGVAALIDAVGADLRELAAAASQLVADSGGRVDEEAVRRYHRGRADVTGFAVAEKAVAGERGAALEAMRWALQIGVAHVLIADALADAVRTIARVSAAGRGNPNQMAGELGMPPWKIRKAQGQSRGWTQAGLAEAMAVVARVNAEVKGQAADPAYALERAVLELAAARDKR; from the coding sequence GTGACCGCGCCGGCAACCACCTCCGCACCCTTGCAGCTCGTGCTCGGCGAAGAGGAGCTGCTCGTCGAGCGCGCCGTGCGCGGGGCCCTCACCCAGGCCCGGCAGGAGGACCCGACCGCCGAGCTGACGAAGGTCCGCGTGTCGGATCTCACCCCGCCCGCCCTGGCCGAGCTGGTCAGCCCGTCGCTGTTCAGCGAGGGGCGCGTGATCGTCCTGGAGGGGGCGCAGGACATCGGGCAGGAGCTGGCCGACGCGGTGCTGGCCTACGCCAAGATGCCCGCCGACGGGGTCGTCCTCGTCGTCGTACACACCGGTGGCGGGCGCAGCAAGGCGGCCAAGGCTCTCCCGGCCGCGCTGCGCAAGGCGGGTGCCCTGGTCACCGAATGTCCGAAGATCACCCGGCCGGCCGACCGGGAGTCGTTCGTCCGCAACGAGGTCCGTCAGGCCGGGGGCAAGATCGACCCCGCCGGGGTAGCCGCCCTGATCGATGCCGTGGGGGCCGACCTGCGGGAACTGGCCGCGGCGGCGTCGCAGCTGGTGGCCGACTCCGGAGGCCGGGTCGACGAGGAGGCCGTGCGCCGCTACCACCGCGGCCGCGCGGACGTGACCGGCTTCGCGGTGGCGGAGAAGGCGGTCGCGGGGGAGCGCGGTGCGGCCCTCGAGGCGATGCGGTGGGCGCTGCAGATCGGCGTGGCGCACGTCCTGATCGCCGACGCCCTCGCCGACGCGGTCCGGACCATCGCCCGGGTCTCCGCGGCGGGTCGCGGCAACCCGAACCAGATGGCTGGTGAGCTGGGGATGCCGCCGTGGAAGATCCGCAAGGCCCAGGGACAGTCGCGCGGGTGGACGCAGGCCGGTCTCGCTGAGGCGATGGCGGTGGTGGCGCGCGTGAACGCCGAGGTCAAAGGCCAGGCCGCGGACCCGGCCTACGCGCTCGAACGGGCCGTCCTGGAGCTGGCCGCCGCGCGCGACAAGCGGTAG
- a CDS encoding pyridoxamine 5'-phosphate oxidase family protein: MTKLDDVRALAAQETGLATVAIARADGTVHASVVNAGLLDDPVSGRAAVAFVAAGGTKKLDLLRERGNATVVFRRGWTWAAVQGPARLIGPDDPDPGFDPAGLPRLLRDIFTAAGGTHDDWDTYDRVMAEERRCAVFVEAARISGPA; this comes from the coding sequence ATGACGAAACTCGACGACGTCCGCGCGCTCGCCGCCCAGGAAACCGGTCTGGCGACCGTGGCGATCGCGCGGGCGGACGGGACGGTGCACGCCTCGGTGGTCAACGCCGGCCTGCTCGACGACCCGGTCTCCGGGCGGGCCGCGGTCGCCTTCGTGGCCGCCGGCGGGACGAAGAAGCTGGACCTGCTGCGCGAACGCGGGAACGCGACCGTGGTGTTCCGGCGCGGCTGGACGTGGGCGGCCGTGCAGGGCCCGGCCCGGCTCATCGGCCCCGACGACCCCGATCCGGGTTTCGACCCCGCCGGCCTGCCCCGGCTGCTGCGCGACATCTTCACCGCGGCCGGCGGCACCCACGACGACTGGGACACCTACGACCGCGTGATGGCGGAGGAGCGGCGGTGCGCGGTGTTCGTCGAGGCGGCCCGGATCTCCGGCCCCGCCTGA
- a CDS encoding pyridoxal phosphate-dependent aminotransferase → MATRDRAARAARDGVAVLPLVGAPVLPMPEHVRQAVRQAMDQPDPRDSRGLPELRAAIAAELERENGLHVDPERRLLITHGAMQGLSLVLRTVLAPGEEVIVPSPTFFFDGPIREAGATAVHVPAHERDGWALDLEALEAAVTPRSRVLLLCNPNNPTGYLPDAATVAAVADLAARHGLLVVSDDSWQHFTFDGRRYQPVEAFADRWPHLVTVTSLSKYYSLASWRVGYVLAPPPVIDAIERRFQWEAVCCGAVPQHAAIATLTGPRDWLDQALSTYQAKRDRVCDGIAASGLPEPVRPAAGAFLLVDCASLGDTPDDIDRVLLRHGIASIRGGDLHAPGTHVRLTFGSPEPVLDELVHRLAAARREAR, encoded by the coding sequence ATGGCCACGCGTGACCGGGCAGCCCGTGCCGCGCGCGACGGGGTCGCGGTCCTCCCGCTCGTGGGCGCCCCGGTCCTGCCGATGCCCGAGCACGTGCGGCAAGCGGTCAGGCAGGCGATGGACCAGCCCGACCCGCGCGACAGCCGCGGCCTGCCCGAGCTCCGCGCGGCGATCGCCGCCGAACTCGAGCGCGAGAACGGTCTGCACGTCGATCCCGAGCGCCGCCTGCTGATCACGCACGGGGCAATGCAGGGCCTGTCCCTCGTGCTGCGCACGGTGCTCGCCCCGGGCGAGGAGGTGATCGTGCCGTCCCCCACCTTCTTCTTCGACGGCCCGATCCGCGAGGCGGGCGCGACCGCCGTGCACGTCCCCGCGCACGAGCGCGACGGCTGGGCGCTCGACCTCGAAGCCCTTGAGGCCGCCGTGACGCCCCGCAGCCGGGTTCTGCTCCTGTGCAACCCGAACAACCCGACCGGCTACCTCCCCGATGCCGCGACCGTCGCCGCGGTGGCCGACCTCGCCGCCCGCCACGGGCTCCTCGTCGTCTCCGACGACTCGTGGCAGCACTTCACCTTCGACGGCCGCCGCTACCAGCCGGTCGAGGCGTTCGCCGATCGCTGGCCGCACCTGGTCACCGTCACCAGCCTCAGCAAGTACTACTCGCTCGCGAGCTGGCGGGTCGGCTACGTCCTGGCACCACCGCCGGTCATCGACGCGATCGAGCGCCGGTTCCAGTGGGAGGCGGTCTGTTGTGGCGCGGTCCCGCAGCACGCCGCGATCGCCACCCTCACCGGGCCGCGCGACTGGCTCGACCAGGCGCTGTCCACCTACCAGGCCAAGCGCGACCGCGTGTGCGACGGCATCGCCGCGAGCGGCCTTCCCGAACCCGTGCGGCCGGCGGCGGGCGCGTTCCTCCTGGTCGACTGCGCGAGCCTCGGTGACACCCCGGACGACATCGACCGCGTGCTCCTGCGGCACGGCATCGCGAGCATCCGCGGCGGCGACCTGCACGCCCCCGGCACGCACGTCCGCCTCACGTTCGGCTCACCGGAGCCCGTGCTCGACGAGCTGGTCCACCGCCTCGCCGCGGCCCGCCGCGAAGCCCGCTGA
- a CDS encoding EamA family transporter, with translation MNGTALGLVLLAAVVHAGWNLAAKRVDAGAGFVFLYYTVSAVVCVPIAVVTLVAQHQRPQWIWLPAAVLTAVFHVAYGVVLQRGYRVGDLSVVYPLARGSGPLLSVVAAVVLFGERPGWLGLTGALLVVAGVLVIGLGPRSAGDARARRAGVFYGLLTGATIAAYTLWDDHAVNALAVPPLIYFASGALLQSVLLAPAACRPGSGTGALWRAHWREAVVVGVLSPVAYVLVLYAMRMAPVSLVAPAREVSIVLGGIAAWLLLDEPNPARRLAGSVVVLAGIAAIAAS, from the coding sequence GTGAACGGGACCGCGCTGGGGTTGGTGCTCCTCGCCGCCGTCGTGCACGCCGGGTGGAACCTCGCGGCCAAGCGGGTCGACGCCGGGGCCGGGTTCGTGTTCCTCTACTACACCGTCTCGGCCGTGGTCTGCGTCCCGATCGCGGTCGTGACCCTCGTCGCCCAGCATCAACGTCCACAGTGGATCTGGTTGCCCGCCGCGGTCCTGACCGCGGTCTTCCACGTCGCTTACGGGGTCGTGCTGCAGCGCGGCTACCGGGTCGGCGACCTGTCCGTCGTCTACCCGCTGGCGCGGGGGAGCGGGCCGCTGTTGTCGGTCGTCGCGGCCGTGGTCCTGTTCGGCGAGCGGCCCGGATGGCTGGGCCTGACCGGTGCACTGCTGGTCGTGGCAGGCGTCCTGGTGATCGGCCTGGGACCGCGGTCGGCGGGGGACGCGCGTGCCCGGCGGGCCGGGGTCTTCTACGGGTTGCTGACCGGGGCCACCATCGCCGCCTACACGCTGTGGGACGACCACGCCGTCAACGCGCTCGCCGTCCCCCCGTTGATCTACTTCGCCTCCGGCGCGTTGTTGCAGAGCGTGCTGCTCGCGCCGGCCGCATGCCGTCCGGGGAGTGGGACCGGTGCGCTGTGGCGGGCGCACTGGCGCGAGGCCGTGGTCGTCGGGGTGCTGTCGCCGGTCGCCTACGTGCTGGTGTTGTACGCGATGCGCATGGCGCCGGTCAGCCTGGTCGCCCCGGCGCGGGAGGTCAGCATCGTGCTCGGCGGGATCGCCGCGTGGCTGCTGCTGGACGAGCCGAATCCGGCTCGGCGGCTGGCCGGGTCGGTGGTGGTGCTGGCCGGAATTGCCGCGATTGCGGCGTCCTGA
- the lepA gene encoding translation elongation factor 4 has translation MSTFADQTFTPPEQIRNFCIIAHIDHGKSTLADRMLQLTGVVEERAMRAQYLDRMDIERERGITIKAQNVRLPWQVDGRDHVLHLIDTPGHVDFTYEVSRALEACEGAILLVDAAQGIEAQTLANLYLALEKDLHIIPVLNKIDLPAADPDKYSAELAHIIGCDPSEVLRVSAKTGMGVSDLLDEVVRQVPPPVGDADAPARAMIFDSVYDTYRGVVTYIRVVDGKITPRERIRMMSTGATHELLEVGIISPEPKPSAGLGVGEVGYLITGVKDVRQSRVGDTVTSERKGATEPLAGYRDPKPMVFSGLYPVDGSDYPELREALEKLQLNDAALTYEPETSVALGFGFRCGFLGLLHLEITRDRLEREFGLDLIATAPNVEYRVIQDDGTEVMVTNPSDWPTGVKIAEVHEPLSKVTVIAPSEFIGAIMELCQSKRGNLLGMDYLSEERVELRYHLPLAEIIFDFFDSLKSRTRGYASLDYEEAGTQVADLVKVDILLQGEPVDAFSAIVHKDAAYGYGNKMAGRLRELIPRQQFEVPIQAAVGSRIIARETIRAMRKDVLSKCYGGDISRKRKLLEKQKEGKKRMKNIGRVEVPQEAFVAALSTDEPSGDKGKKK, from the coding sequence GTGAGCACGTTCGCCGACCAGACCTTCACGCCGCCGGAGCAGATCCGGAACTTCTGCATCATCGCCCACATCGACCACGGGAAGTCCACCCTGGCCGACCGGATGCTGCAGCTCACCGGCGTGGTCGAAGAGCGGGCCATGCGCGCGCAGTACCTCGACCGCATGGACATCGAACGCGAGCGCGGCATCACGATCAAGGCGCAGAACGTCCGGCTGCCCTGGCAGGTCGACGGCCGCGACCACGTCCTGCACCTCATCGACACCCCCGGCCACGTGGACTTCACCTACGAGGTCTCCCGGGCGCTCGAAGCGTGCGAGGGCGCGATCCTGCTGGTCGACGCGGCTCAGGGCATCGAGGCCCAGACCCTGGCCAACCTGTACCTGGCGCTCGAGAAGGACCTGCACATCATCCCGGTCCTCAACAAGATCGACCTCCCGGCGGCCGACCCGGACAAGTACTCCGCCGAACTCGCGCACATCATCGGCTGCGACCCGTCGGAGGTCCTCCGCGTCTCGGCGAAGACCGGCATGGGTGTGTCCGACCTGCTCGACGAGGTCGTCCGCCAGGTGCCGCCGCCGGTGGGTGACGCGGACGCCCCGGCCCGCGCCATGATCTTCGACTCGGTGTACGACACCTACCGCGGGGTGGTCACCTACATCCGCGTCGTGGACGGCAAGATCACCCCGCGCGAGCGGATCCGCATGATGTCCACCGGCGCCACGCACGAACTGCTCGAGGTCGGCATCATCTCGCCCGAGCCCAAGCCCAGCGCGGGCCTCGGCGTCGGCGAGGTGGGCTACCTCATCACCGGCGTGAAGGACGTCCGCCAGTCCCGGGTCGGTGACACCGTCACCTCCGAGCGCAAGGGCGCCACCGAACCGCTGGCCGGCTACCGCGACCCCAAGCCGATGGTGTTCTCCGGGCTCTACCCGGTCGACGGCTCGGACTACCCGGAACTGCGCGAGGCGCTGGAGAAGCTGCAGCTCAACGACGCGGCCCTGACCTACGAGCCGGAGACGTCGGTCGCGCTGGGCTTCGGCTTCCGCTGTGGCTTCCTCGGCCTGTTGCACCTGGAGATCACCCGCGACCGGCTGGAGCGCGAGTTCGGCCTCGACCTGATCGCGACCGCGCCCAACGTGGAGTACCGCGTCATCCAGGATGACGGCACCGAGGTGATGGTGACCAACCCGTCCGACTGGCCCACCGGGGTCAAGATCGCCGAGGTGCACGAGCCGCTGTCCAAGGTCACCGTGATCGCCCCGTCGGAGTTCATCGGCGCGATCATGGAGCTGTGCCAGAGCAAGCGCGGCAACCTGCTCGGCATGGACTACCTGTCCGAGGAGCGCGTCGAGCTGCGCTACCACCTGCCGCTCGCGGAGATCATCTTCGACTTCTTCGACTCGCTGAAGTCCCGCACCCGCGGCTACGCCTCGCTCGACTACGAGGAGGCCGGCACCCAGGTGGCGGACCTGGTCAAGGTCGACATCCTGCTGCAGGGCGAGCCGGTGGACGCGTTCTCCGCGATCGTGCACAAGGACGCCGCCTACGGCTACGGCAACAAGATGGCTGGCCGGCTGCGCGAGCTGATCCCGCGGCAGCAGTTCGAGGTGCCGATCCAGGCCGCCGTCGGCTCGCGCATCATCGCGCGCGAGACGATCCGCGCGATGCGCAAGGACGTGCTGTCCAAGTGCTACGGCGGCGACATCTCGCGGAAGCGCAAGCTGCTGGAGAAGCAGAAGGAAGGCAAGAAGCGGATGAAGAACATCGGCCGGGTCGAGGTTCCGCAGGAGGCCTTCGTCGCCGCGCTGTCCACCGACGAGCCCTCGGGCGACAAGGGCAAGAAGAAGTAG
- the rpsT gene encoding 30S ribosomal protein S20 — MANIKSQIKRIKTNEKARLRNQSVKSSVKTAIRKFREAAESGDKAKAVELQQVAARALDKAASKGVIHANQAANKKSAMAKRVNQL, encoded by the coding sequence ATGGCCAACATCAAGTCCCAGATCAAGCGCATCAAGACCAACGAGAAGGCGCGCCTGCGCAACCAGTCGGTCAAGTCCTCGGTGAAGACCGCGATCCGCAAGTTCCGCGAGGCCGCCGAGTCGGGCGACAAGGCCAAGGCCGTCGAGCTGCAGCAGGTTGCCGCTCGCGCCCTGGACAAGGCCGCCAGCAAGGGCGTCATCCACGCGAACCAGGCCGCCAACAAGAAGTCGGCGATGGCCAAGCGCGTCAACCAGCTCTGA
- a CDS encoding VOC family protein — MDVLSSRVLIHPRDPEKTTAFYRDVLGLAIYRTFPGGTVFFTGQGFLEVVGRGEKGTSPDVELWFQVRDLTATLDELASRGVKPDREARREPWGLDEARISDPDGTSIVLVEIPPDHPLRTDVRTQ; from the coding sequence ATGGACGTGTTGAGCAGCCGGGTGCTGATCCACCCCCGCGACCCCGAGAAGACCACGGCGTTCTACCGGGACGTGCTGGGCCTGGCGATCTACCGCACGTTCCCCGGCGGCACGGTGTTCTTCACCGGACAGGGCTTCCTGGAGGTCGTCGGCCGCGGCGAGAAGGGCACCAGCCCCGACGTCGAACTGTGGTTCCAGGTCCGCGACCTGACCGCGACGCTCGACGAGCTGGCTTCGCGGGGAGTCAAACCCGACCGCGAGGCCCGCCGGGAGCCGTGGGGTCTGGACGAGGCCCGCATCTCCGACCCGGACGGCACGTCCATCGTCCTGGTGGAGATCCCGCCGGACCACCCGCTCCGCACTGACGTACGGACCCAGTGA
- a CDS encoding class I SAM-dependent methyltransferase, with the protein MSTTIGQILDRAFGHPRGLLGRVGGMVMAYGNGATERHVVDVARLTPEETALVVGPGPGVGLRLAGERARTAVGVDPSPEMLALAQTRCAAEIAAGRVRLARGSAERTGLAAASVDVVLSVNNVQLWDDRAAGFAELLRVLRPGGRLVLSAHEKWLPVPRHALAAELTAAGFTDLQTWVWQPPGVTAPLAAQLRARRPE; encoded by the coding sequence ATGAGCACAACGATCGGGCAGATCCTCGACCGGGCCTTCGGTCACCCCCGTGGCCTGCTGGGCCGGGTCGGCGGGATGGTGATGGCCTACGGCAACGGCGCGACGGAACGGCACGTGGTGGACGTGGCGAGGCTCACCCCGGAGGAGACGGCGCTGGTGGTCGGGCCCGGTCCCGGGGTCGGGCTGCGGCTGGCCGGCGAGCGCGCCCGCACGGCGGTCGGGGTGGACCCGTCGCCGGAGATGCTGGCGCTGGCGCAGACCCGCTGCGCGGCGGAGATCGCGGCGGGCCGGGTGCGGCTGGCCCGCGGGTCGGCCGAGCGGACGGGCCTGGCGGCGGCTTCGGTGGACGTCGTGCTGAGCGTGAACAACGTCCAGCTGTGGGACGACCGGGCCGCGGGTTTCGCGGAGTTGCTGCGGGTGCTGCGCCCGGGCGGCCGGCTGGTGCTGTCCGCGCACGAGAAGTGGCTGCCGGTGCCGCGGCACGCCCTGGCAGCCGAGCTCACCGCGGCGGGGTTCACGGACCTGCAGACGTGGGTGTGGCAACCGCCCGGGGTCACGGCTCCCCTGGCGGCCCAGCTCCGCGCCCGCCGCCCGGAGTAA
- a CDS encoding nitronate monooxygenase, with product MFEDLRVPVLVAPMAGGPTTPELVAAVAEAGGSGFLAAGYLTAGALTERIARTRELTGRPFGVNLFVPGRESGVDLSPYVRRLAEEARRYETEPGEPRWEDDDYAAKVDVVVREAPPFVSFTFGLPSTEDVRRLHEAGSRVIVTVTTPEEAVQAAETGADALCVQGFEAGAHRGLYVDDPENPAGGEAYGLLALLRLVGSAVDLPLIAAGGIVHGADVVAVLAAGAEAAQLGTAFLRADEAGTQPAHRRALAEGGRVTAITRAFSGRPARGLVNRFLTEHSPYAPSAYPQVHHLTKPVRTAAHRAGDPEGVNLWGGQTYSVAPEGPAAEIMARLELEAKAARERVTRRLG from the coding sequence ATGTTCGAAGACCTGCGTGTCCCCGTGCTCGTCGCGCCGATGGCCGGCGGCCCCACGACGCCCGAACTCGTCGCCGCCGTGGCCGAGGCCGGCGGGTCGGGGTTCCTCGCCGCCGGGTACCTGACGGCCGGCGCGCTCACGGAGCGGATCGCACGGACCCGGGAGCTGACGGGACGTCCGTTCGGGGTCAACCTGTTCGTGCCCGGCCGCGAGTCCGGTGTGGACCTGTCGCCGTACGTCCGGCGGCTGGCGGAGGAGGCCCGGCGCTACGAGACCGAGCCCGGCGAGCCGCGCTGGGAGGACGACGACTACGCGGCGAAGGTCGACGTCGTGGTGCGGGAGGCGCCGCCGTTCGTGTCGTTCACCTTCGGGCTGCCGTCCACTGAGGACGTGCGACGGCTGCACGAGGCGGGCTCCCGGGTGATCGTCACCGTCACCACTCCCGAGGAGGCGGTGCAGGCGGCCGAGACCGGGGCGGACGCCCTGTGCGTGCAGGGTTTCGAGGCGGGCGCGCACCGTGGGTTGTACGTCGACGACCCGGAGAACCCGGCCGGCGGCGAGGCCTACGGACTGCTGGCGTTGCTGCGGCTCGTCGGCTCCGCGGTGGACCTGCCGCTGATCGCGGCGGGCGGAATCGTGCACGGCGCGGACGTGGTCGCCGTGCTGGCCGCCGGAGCGGAAGCGGCCCAGCTGGGCACCGCGTTCCTGCGCGCGGACGAGGCCGGCACCCAGCCCGCGCACCGCCGCGCGCTCGCCGAGGGCGGGCGGGTCACCGCGATCACGCGGGCCTTCAGCGGACGCCCCGCGCGGGGCCTGGTGAACCGGTTCCTGACCGAGCACTCCCCGTACGCGCCGTCGGCCTACCCGCAGGTGCACCACCTGACCAAGCCGGTGCGCACGGCCGCGCACCGGGCCGGCGACCCGGAGGGGGTGAACCTCTGGGGCGGCCAGACGTACTCGGTCGCGCCGGAGGGTCCGGCGGCGGAGATCATGGCTCGCCTGGAACTGGAGGCCAAGGCGGCGCGGGAACGCGTGACCCGGCGGCTGGGGTAG